Proteins from one Nyctibius grandis isolate bNycGra1 chromosome 2, bNycGra1.pri, whole genome shotgun sequence genomic window:
- the C2H21orf140 gene encoding uncharacterized protein C21orf140 homolog, which produces MQRFTNPLLKHLLRRGRFDAASKRQCLQYLRALRTRQRDGFHTVFLGETNIPDSLITGEKIAKEASLRWPVWTLVHAGSSLGWVPWRCHALLRGDLLPPQQNDIFQELCDSLTTCYGKCVIVMRDKTQLMSVGAKDVKEPETGTLLRVAPAIHASGVIECCPEVARVNGHELLVVPSSYNYLYPMDVAWCSFKWFIINNRKDFARRYVEGTHFYSRIFVADLIVEGLLNMTPNKWKLLTNRVQRWENYYLDTLS; this is translated from the coding sequence ATGCAGCGCTTCACAAATCCTCTTCTCAAGCACCTACTTCGCAGGGGCCGCTTTGATGCTGCTTCAAAGAGGCAGTGCCTGCAGTACTTAAGAGCTCTGAGGACACGGCAGCGTGACGGTTTCCACACTGTTTTTTTAGGGGAAACAAATATTCCAGACAGTCTtataacaggagaaaaaatagcCAAGGAGGCCAGCCTGCGCTGGCCAGTATGGACACTTGTTCACGCTGGCAGCAGCCTagggtgggtgccctggaggtGCCACGCGCTATTAAGAGGTGATCTGCTCCCCCCTCAGCAGAACGATATCTTTCAGGAGTTGTGTGATTCTCTGACCACCTGCTATGGGAAATGCGTAATTGTGATGAGGGATAAAACACAACTGATGAGTGTGGGGGCAAAAGATGTCAAGGAGCCAGAGACGGGAACTCTGCTGCGAGTCGCACCAGCGATCCACGCGTCCGGCGTCATCGAGTGTTGCCCTGAAGTTGCTAGAGTAAATGGCCATGAGCTTCTTGTTGTGCCTTCATCTTACAACTATCTCTATCCTATGGATGTCGCCTGGTGTTCTTTTAAATGGTTTATTATAAACAACAGGAAGGACTTTGCAAGGAGGTATGTTGAGGGGACCCACTTCTATAGCCGCATCTTCGTCGCTGACTTGATTGTTGAAGGATTACTGAATATGACCCCAAACAAATGGAAGCTACTGACTAATAGAGTGCAGAGATGGGAGAACTACTACCTTGACACACTTTCTTAA